In a genomic window of Bernardetia sp.:
- a CDS encoding c-type cytochrome: MNNSTSLYIFIITIGTIIILSLSKIFFDEKMWIEKEEEVKGWYCGTVPTGIDGEILVFDSLNIQQEEIVKIGKELFEGNCAQCHALNKKVVGSALAGVSERWESEEQLIEFIKYPEQIINKNKYAQEMYEEYGQFMPNHDFFDDEQLKSILFYIKYRSGEKVYVELN, encoded by the coding sequence ATGAATAATAGTACAAGTCTTTATATTTTTATTATTACGATTGGAACTATAATTATTCTTTCCTTGAGTAAAATATTTTTTGATGAAAAAATGTGGATTGAAAAAGAGGAAGAAGTAAAAGGGTGGTATTGTGGTACAGTTCCAACAGGAATAGATGGAGAAATATTAGTATTTGACTCTCTAAATATTCAACAAGAAGAAATTGTGAAAATCGGAAAAGAACTCTTCGAAGGAAACTGCGCTCAATGTCATGCGCTGAACAAAAAAGTTGTAGGTTCTGCACTTGCAGGAGTTTCAGAGCGTTGGGAGAGTGAAGAGCAACTGATAGAGTTTATTAAATATCCAGAACAAATCATCAACAAAAATAAGTATGCCCAAGAAATGTATGAAGAATATGGACAGTTTATGCCTAATCACGATTTTTTTGATGATGAACAGCTTAAATCTATTTTATTTTACATCAAGTATCGCTCTGGGGAAAAGGTGTATGTTGAATTGAACTAA